From the Lathyrus oleraceus cultivar Zhongwan6 chromosome 3, CAAS_Psat_ZW6_1.0, whole genome shotgun sequence genome, the window agtcgctcgcatcacacatgagctcaaaatttaaattccaatttggagcgactataattggagcggtaaccaatttttcctttaaaatctcaaaagcttgcaaacagtcatcagttaaaagaaatacctggtccttggctagcaaattactcaaaggcttagctacctttgagaagttTTTGATAAAGCGTCGATAGAAACCGGCatgccccaaaaagcttcggattcccttcacattcaccggaggaggtaacttttcaatcacttcaactttagcacaatcaacttcaagccctcttgaagagactttatggccaagcactatcccctcggtcaccatgaagtggcacttctcccaattaagcacaagattggtcttcacacatctttcaagaaTCGTTTCCAAGTTTtccaagcatagactaaaggaaccaccaaatactgagaagtcatccataaagacttccattgttttctcgataaggtcgacaaaaatagcttgcacacatctttggaaagtcgccggtgcattgcgtaacccaaagggcattttacggtatacgaaaattccaaagggacatgtgaaagccgtcttttcatgatcggccgggtcaaccgcaatttggttatacccggaatagccatctaagaaacaatagtattgttgccccgagagtctttctaacatttgatccatgaacgggagtggaaaatggtcttttcgagttgcggtattcaaccgcctataatcaatgcacatacgccaccccgttgcaactttggtcgggatcaactcatccttatcatttcgaatcacggtaatgccacctttcttcggaaccacatgcacaggactaacccatgggctatccgaaatcgggtagATCATTCCCGTatccaacaacttaacaacttccttcctaacaacttccttcatagtaggatttaagcggcgttgtggttgagctaccggcttaaaatcctcttccattaagatcttgtgcatgcaataggaaggactaattcccttgagatcggaaagagtccaacccatggcttcttgattctttttcaacACTTTGATCAAACAGGCTTCTTCATCTTTTGTCAAaagattgcttatgataaccggctttgcctcggtctcgtcgaggaatgcatacttcaaagtagaaggtaacattttcaattcaataggcgaTTTTTCctcattaacctccttcttcaagtcttcctcctcaacttcccacggttgtagttcgtttaaactatcaagttcccttaagcattcatcaagagctttctcttcttcaactgtgaaaacttcaaaggagtcatcaagagctaactccataggagatatctcatgaatatgcttagaaactTCAAAGGTTGCCTCTTCAATCGCATCAATGCGAAAACTATCACGTCTATcatttgaatgcttcattgcttcgaataggttaaatgtaacttcttcattttggacccttaccttcatcaaaccgtcgtcaacgtctatcatcatgcgcgcggttttcatgaacggtcggccaagaatgagcggagcatcatcatcttcttccatatcaatcacaatgaaatcgaccgggaaaaagaatttgtcgactttaaccaaaacatcttgggctacgccatgaggatgggtagtcgacttatcagccaattgcaacgtcatccgaatggacttaatttcaatgttgccaagcctcttcacaatagacaatggtataagattaatgcttgaccccaaatcaattagtccctttccgacatagacatcaccaattttaaccggcaaagtaactcgtcccggatcaacctcttttttccGAAGCGTCCGTTGGATGATCGCACTACAACTAGCATCGAGGACAATcgtctccggttccgtatacctccgcttttttgtaagcatgtctttcatgaatttggcatacttgggcatttgctccagTGCTTCGGCAAATGGAATGTTGACTTGcagttgtttgaaaatatccatgaaccgggtgtaatgccgttcattctcccttttagatggagcatgtggataaggaaggttttggattggagtagcgctcactacctcctttcctttagtaactctagaacttctcgctcttttctttttcacttcctccaccattacttcatcactcttatttttctcaattttcacactttctttcttttcaacttcaccattcttttcgttcttttcaacttcttcctcactccactcccacacttcaccatcaatactatcctctattattttctcctcatcatttttttcttcctctcttttttcactctcatctctttttttattctcactaatcaactcccttccacttctcgtcgttatcgctttacaatgctctttagGATTAGTTTGCGTGTTCACCGAAAAAGATGGAtcgggttgttgttccgctagttgcttagcaagttgtcCGACTTGAGTCTCGAGgtttttgattgccgcatcgttacttttttgattagccattgacatttgcataaattgtgtcaatgtctcttctagctttgaagtcacgaccgacggttgttgaggttggtaaggattttggggagggttttgacggctagaagaaccacccccataaccttggttatggtaatagttactcctaggttggaacccttgattcccttggaagtgttgttgttgattttgaggatgtggttgataaggttgttgttgttgttgttgtctcggttgatagtctcgttggttcgccatgtagtttacttcttcgaacccgggaggtggacaaaatccggtgtcatgctcacctttgcaaagctcacaacaagctatttgtttatcttttgaaggttctctcaactcttttatttgttgagttaagagttccacttgttgtgaaatgagtttgttttgggcaagaatagcatcgttcgtcccaagttcaagcactcctggcttcttcaaagagttacctctactttgactttggaggtcatttagatCCATTCGGTTAATAATAtctgtagcttcttcggcgcttttagacaataaagaaccacccgaggtagcatccaacaaagtcttgcaattcagttgaaggccatttttgaaaatgtggatttgagtcaattcgtcgaaaccatgccctttgcacttccgaagcatggatttgaatctttcccatgcctcattcttggattccatgaaccggttgtgggagaaaaatatttcgatgaacttctcttccaacacgttccaattTTTCATGACGAcaggtgtttgatctaagtaccaatcttttgctttgccgagcaaagcgtggggaaataatcttttgaataacggtagctcttgagcttgatcaactccgaccgccaatgctatctcgtaaaatttggtgagaaaagcaaagggatcttcatggtccattccggtgaatggacttccatatagtaaattaagagttcccgtcttcatctcggcttgccttcccgtgtggttggcaaactgagcagtattccttggactgtttacacatggagtggaaatgggcggtggttgtggtggttgatccatgataggtatgaacggaggtggatgtgtggtagaagaactttctccttgttcttgtcgttgtctagcttgttgcctccttcgtctcgttttgctattcagtctcctggcggttctttcgatctcgggatcaaaaagaagttcgtccacaggaatctgccctcgcataaaacgaaagctgcacactaaaccaaacaaattacaagcacaagtcaaaaatttgaaagctaaaaattaagcaactattgcgatgctcgcaatatcaattcacaatccccggcaacggcgccattttgttgagtgtagttttaagtgtcaggtttttgttatcgtctccacagggattgtgagatatcgccgccgttcgacagttgtttcaattcttaactcgtagtaacaagggggttttggttttagtcacagtatcttgcataaaagtgtaataaaatgcggtaaaagtttttgtttttctatttgagaaatattgtcaaagttagggttcgacgatcactttgcatgtatatgttcaatcaacaaaacttataaactcctttagatgacaaactatttcacaaagtcctcccaatgtgtttatctctaacacacattgtgggttttcccattttgatccattgtttatctctaacacaatctatcaaaatgacaactttttggttcaaccttatggtgaacaaaatcattcattactatctctagctaacaaacaagattggatgaaaacctaggtaaagagttggtaaacatctctcgatcataaaccaacacaaagagttttcaataaaacaaagttttcaccatatattcatcattaaagagtttacaaatgaagatcatcccatttacacacaaagctaatgatcatctacatctaaccttgacaaaatgaagaacttagccactcattttcatggtggcttgcacaacaagtctcggttgaaggttgatcaacatccaagtcgaagaatcgagattggatgggaatccaccttctttttatagaataatgttaagagatgaagaaaaatgggtttctaggttacaaaatatctctagagcaatgctgaaaatatctaaaaaaagtacaaagtatggaagtgtaaaagtatggctccaaaaagtagcccctgctacttatagtgctgctactgagctgtcatgctcgctaggcgagcagaatggttcgcctagcgagcccctaaaatAGGCACCAGAGGCACTTGCACCCagagaaatatcctttgccagatttgcatgttcgctaggcaaacaaaaccttcgctaggagaagcccacgcttcaaccatcgctccagcgagcttaggaggttttgctactggaattgctcgctgggagctcgctaatggctcgcctagcgagtgagtgctggctgcgcttttgaccaagtctgggtgtgttcgctaccaccttcgctggctgctcgcctagcgagtttgttgatgtttgctactgtaaaatactggagatGTTCACTGGATGCccgctgggtgctcgcctagcgagcacttcgccacagcactcgcctagcgagtaagctgatgaatgctttcttctcttggtccctttgccaactttcttgtgccttcattttctattatttcatgcctaattcctgcacaataatgtacaaatcaaaggtaccaagatcgtttaacattgtattgcgattcatctaaaacaaaggcggtttcgaacgctttagcaacaaaaaggagtgaaagatgcccacatttgatagctcaaataagcacttttgggcatctaacaggcacctgcgcccagagaaatatcctttgccagatttgcatgttcgctagatgaacaaaaccttcgctaggcgaagcccacgcttcaaccttcgctccagcgagcttaggaggttttgctactggaattgctcgctgggagctcgctaatggctcgcctagcgagtgagtgctggctgcgctttttaccaagtctgggcgtgttcgctaccaccttcgctggctgctcgcctagcgagttttttgatgtttgctactgtaaaatactggagatGTTCGTTGGATGCTCGttgggtgctcgcctagcgagcacttcgccacaacactcgcctagcgagcgtgctgatgaatgctttcttctcttggtccctttgccaactttcttgtgccttcattttctattatttcatgcctaattcctccacaataacgcacaaatcaaaggtaccaagatcgtttaacattgtattgcgattcatctaaaacaaaggcggtttcgaacactttagcaacaaaaaggagtgaaagatgcccacatttgatagctcaaataagcacttttgggcatctaacaactctccccaactagattcttgcttgtcctcaagaaatgtatgcctcttgaaggacaaaaggatttgctttaagaaaaaggtttctccgaagtcggataaaacggctcaaacacaagaaaatcaaccaggcataagttcccaatggttagaataacataatgcacaagaactaaaacttaatagcaatgcgaaatatgtatctatccacaacaatattatcttgaatgaatcaccctatctctcctcttcgaataaggattgaagaaattacgtGTTTGCAACTGCGGGGACAATCTctctctccaacaaacaatgaagaaatcaattcaattcatacaatgtctaacaattataaatggaaatgcggaagcgagaagatcactaaggacttttccggttgtagcttggttaggtttacaaacaagggtcatttctaaggccattgaaaacgaaattgccgatgcaaaagagacattcactgtacattattcacacatctcaacttcgttccatttgtttctcatttgaaaccttcacaactcttatttcacaactcactttttgtttttcactatttttcttccaagcaagcattcattttcattttttctattttttcttttctttcacatcatatttacaaaacaaatttttctcttttctatatttttatatatattttttattttcaatgcttgctcggtttttcaagagttgtggcacttaccgattctctttttcgttctccccaacttatttcttactcaccctaagtgaatgctcttgactttttacggcaaaagaacaattatgaaaattttccgggtttcaagaaaaaagatttttgacatctcgctttatttcaagctgagattcaactgtttaagctcaaatgggttaacgaatactctctctgctcacgggtaagttgtatttggaactggttgtgctcataagcaaacaagcgccttgatcatttctaattgcttccacaaattcacaataataaaagaccaagcatgaatcaaatgaatcaacaaagtttattagaatccagcatttaagtgtacaggggaggtttcctcacaatttgtggttctaagtcctagatgaaacattcattcaattatgtttcaaaaagaacaatattcaattacaaaaaagagtaaagttcttaatgcattaTAAAATTCTAACCagaggtaaccatgtaccttagcattattcacttgtttatttttgtcATTGCCATCtaagctcggatgcaccttcattggatacttctttgaggagtaaccaatctagaaggtttgacactcaacaaccaaaaatttattaaacaaaaagaaatttaaaccaaacacacaaattaaaaacataaacaatactcattacttaaaaattttaaaaatgtgcaagggggacaaaacaccccaaaagtacataaccaaaatcaaaatacaacaaatctgaaaaatacaataaaataaaacaaacttagccctcaaaggactcaaaaccctcatcactaccggcttcagaaccggtagcatcatcatcatcatcgcCATCATCCTCAGCACCACCTAAAGCACCAGCACCAGATGCACTGacacccgccccctctccaaacataggcctgtccacaggccagctagcgttctgcagaaactgctcacgcgtcatcatcgAGTGATCACCGGAGGGGTCACGTGCCTGCAACTGCAACagctgcatagagtcgtgcatgtcaaccatggcgcgctgagttgccgccatccaatcccaattgtagttgcagacagcctgctggaaaggatcggatccatgagcaaaagtaccaggaccatcaaAAGTCCCGGTATTACCAGCAGCTGCACCACTTCTTAAGTTCTTAGGCTTGCAAAACTTGGCCATATATCTATCATTGATGGCCGGCCCATCTGCAAAGACatagagaggaaacaacacaaacacaaaacagattagaaagaaaaacagaatatctaagtactgtcatgttcgccattgattcgcctagcgaggtgctagcgaatcttgcgggttttgggttctgcCTTGTTAACactgaaatttcagaaaaacccaaggtctcatggtatctatttcagaacaaaatgattTATCATGAAAGGCATCGCTCTAAGGTACATGCAAATGTAcatccacatgcaaaacctaatgtacccattccctcaaattcaccctaaatgtcTCATATTCAGAAATTTAATCTTGACAACAAAATGTAAATGAGATAGGACAAACCTGGTGAAAGAGATCGATAGAAGTAGAAATGCACAATGAGGTTTGTAATGTAACAGTAGGGTTTTGTGTGAGATGAAAAATGAGAGTGTGATTGTGAGTTCTGGAGTGAGTTTGATTCTTTATCAGACAAAAAAATACGAAATAACAAGTGTTTAggcccaaatgagtggccctgTGAAACAGAAATAAAGTTCTGCCACGCAGCgttcgctgctgcttcgcctagcgagcagatagcgaatcagctcgctactgccttcgcctagcgagctgctagcgagcatgacagcaatttGTTTTTTCATAACAGCAGGTAAAGCACATTCAGCAAGGTTTTCCAAAATGGACACCAATACAACATAACAgaaaactgtaaatacttacaatgttggggtgcctcctAACAAGTGCTTGTTTAACttcggataagctcgacggttcgatgctCACTGAGGAGCATCCAAGGAAATTGTGCAGCTTCCGCGATCCAATTTTTTGTTTAAGCTTCCGGGATCCATTTTattgagcaacttcctcaagggctttgttgtcttcaagaggttcttgatgaactttcgataaaatctaataccaccctttttcggaactatttgcacaacgctcacccattcaccatcggcGATAGAACAATTCATCCCGACCTCTACTAGTTTGACAACATCCTTCTTTTTCAGCACCCGCATCAATTGATTGTCTTCTTTTGTGGAGAAAGTATTGCTAATGATCACGGGTTTAATACAGGTATCATCAAGGtacacatacttcaaatgtggcTCCAGTTTTGGCTCCTCCACTATATTGGTCATATCCTCGCCTTCCCTTGTCTCTTCATGATAGACAAGTTCTCTGTAAGCCTCTAATTCATGCAACCATGCTTCCAtctcttttcctttatttttggtcgaaacctggtagactccgataagagatctttcggaaggattagaaatatgaaccTGGTTTGAGACCTCCACTAGCTTCTCCTCtgtggcatcgattcggaaagaatcatgtttatcattaagatgctttttggcttcaaaaagatggaaggctacctcttcattttggacccttaccttcatcaaaccgttgtcaacgtcaatcatcatgcgcgcggttttcatgaatggtcggccaagaataagcggagcatcgtcgtcctcttccatatcaataacaatgaaatcaaccgggaagaagaatttatcaactttgactaacatgtcttgagccactccatatggtgcagtggcagacttatcagctagttgtaaaTTCATCTTATCAGGTTTGatatcaacatttcccaatcttttgacaatggataggggaattaaattgatgctagatcccaagtcaatcaagccattacccgtgtaggtgtctccgatggttaccggtaaagcgactcgtcccggatcggattccttccttgggagagttttttgaatgatggtgctacatcgtgcatcaagcaagattgtctctggttccgtgtacatccgctttttagtaagtatgtctttcatgaattttgcatacttaggcatttgctccaataCTTCGGAAAACGGAATGTTCATTTTCaattgtttgaaaatatccatgaaccgggcgtaatgccgttcattctccctcttagatggagcatgtgggtacggaaggttttggattggagtagcgctcactacctcctttcctttagaaactctagaactcctccatctaggctttttcactggctccaccttcacttcatcactatcgtttttctcaatttccacactttctttattttcgACTTCGCCGTTCTTTTCATCCTTTTCAACTTCTTCatcactccactccccaacttcaccatcaatTCTTTCCTCTATTATTTTCTCCTCATCATTTTTCTCAACCTCTCTTTTTCACTCTAATCTCTTTTCTtactctcactaatcaactcccttccacttctcgtcgttatcgccttacaatgttccttaggatttgtttgcgtgttcgccgaaaaagaaggtccgggttgttgttctgctagttgcttagcaagttgaccgacttgagtttcgagatttttgatagccgcatcgttgctcttttgattagccattgacatttgcataaattgtgtcagtgtctcttctaactttgaagtcacgaccgacggttgttgaggttggtaaggattttgggtagggttttgacggctagaagaaccacccccataaccttggttatggtaatagttactcctaggttggaacccttgattcccttggaagTGTTGTTTTAGATGGTGCGAGCACAAAATGAAGTTATTCATACACTCATACTCATATCCAAAATGAGACAACAGTTCCTTGTGACGATTTACTAAGGTTGGGAATCGAACCCATGATCTAGCGATATTTCATCAAGATTGATTGTCATGACAGTGGTGAAATGTGACGCGCTACCTAGTTTCTCAACACAATCATTCACACATGGTAGAAAATAGCACACTTACTATCACACCCTACGTTATACAAACCATCACCCTTAGACAATCACCCATAGTAAAATCATTATTCCAACTCGTGGTAAAATGAACTTTTTGTAGTAATGTTTATAAATGATAATATAACTAATAGTGATGCGTATTATAACTTCTCAAGTACTACGAAAAGGAACTTCACTCAAGTTATTAAAAGCATGTCCTGCTGACTGACAGTTATGCAATATCAAGATCATATTATTATCATGAAATGGCAATGTATGTATAGCAAACAAATGTTATTTTTCTTGATAAATGACCAATCAATATAGAATTACAGATACACGGAGGCTCCCTTAGGTTCAACCTTGAAATATTACATAGTTGATCAAATGATATAAAGGCGACAAGACAAGAAAAGAACAAATAATTTATGATACAAATACATACAAGAAGAAATTTATGGTAAAGTAAGTAGTAAATTCAAATGTCACCATCTCTTTTGCATTCAGAGGGAATTTGAGGTAAACGTTTACTATCAGTGCAGTAATTGTAAATGGTGTATTTCTCTCTCACCCACTTTAAGCTACGCCATTGAGCTGCATCAAGATCACGAAACTCACCTTGATCCCACCATCTCTTTCCTTGTGTTGCACATAATTTTGAATTAACAGATGCTTCACACCCATCAATGTGGAAGCTTTTGTATCCTGCTATGAATGGTGCTTTTGACCAGTCTGTTTTCTCTAATCCACCCCTTGTTGCCCAATCATCTGCATTCCATAAACTGTTGTATATTTTCATTGGTTGGTCAAATGGAAATTTCACTCCTAAATCTTTGCTGTTCTTGAACACTCTTATTGGAACATCATCCACATAGAAACTGCAATCAAATCAATCATATAGGTTAAGCTATATTGTTTTATCAATATTGCAATAGTAATTGAGTCAAGTAATGCTTACACAATCTGGTACATGTTCCATAGAATGGAGTATCTATGAAATTCTTTTGTTGGATCAAACCAAATAAATATCCTTTGTTCTTTGTTACCTTGTCCACCAGTGAACACATTTGTTTGTAAAATGTAAGGTTGTCCTGTTCTGTTCCCCAAGAACTCGAAATCTATCTCATCATGTTCAGCATTTTGTGAAGATAACTGCATGAAAAGTAGTTCCATTCACATCTAATG encodes:
- the LOC127126709 gene encoding xyloglucan endotransglucosylase/hydrolase 1 isoform X2; the protein is MGSSFWTVCLILASLVSSSFCALPRKPVDVPFGRNYYPTWAFDHIKYFNGGSEIQLHLDKSTGTGFQSKGSYLFGHFSMNIKMVPGDSAGTVTAFYLSSQNAEHDEIDFEFLGNRTGQPYILQTNVFTGGQGNKEQRIFIWFDPTKEFHRYSILWNMYQIVFYVDDVPIRVFKNSKDLGVKFPFDQPMKIYNSLWNADDWATRGGLEKTDWSKAPFIAGYKSFHIDGCEASVNSKLCATQGKRWWDQGEFRDLDAAQWRSLKWVREKYTIYNYCTDSKRLPQIPSECKRDGDI